One window from the genome of Methanococcoides sp. AM1 encodes:
- the engB gene encoding GTP-binding protein EngB, with amino-acid sequence MKKEQGFEKAKFEIILSGRSNVGKSSIIRELTGKKVKIGKRPGVTLKPAHSLRSDLLITDLPGFGFMSGVKDRKQDIVKDQIVRYIEDNADRIKIAVLVTDAVSFIDVVERWESRNQIPIDIEMFDLFNELGFDTIVAINKMDRIKDVEQQERLDGIVEKLGLTPPWNQWNYIIAPTSAKKGDVKTLKGLLRKRLHDIKRDDLFKYI; translated from the coding sequence ATGAAAAAAGAACAAGGATTTGAAAAAGCTAAGTTCGAGATAATACTTTCGGGAAGATCAAATGTTGGAAAATCGTCCATCATACGAGAGCTTACAGGTAAAAAAGTGAAGATTGGTAAACGCCCGGGAGTTACATTAAAGCCTGCCCATAGCCTGCGTTCTGATCTGTTAATTACAGATCTTCCCGGATTCGGATTCATGAGCGGGGTCAAAGATCGAAAGCAGGACATCGTGAAGGACCAGATCGTACGTTACATAGAGGATAATGCCGACAGAATAAAGATAGCAGTCCTTGTCACTGATGCAGTTTCATTCATAGATGTGGTCGAACGCTGGGAAAGCCGTAATCAGATACCTATTGACATCGAAATGTTCGATCTTTTCAATGAACTTGGATTTGATACCATTGTTGCCATAAACAAGATGGATCGGATAAAAGACGTAGAACAGCAAGAGAGACTTGATGGCATCGTTGAAAAACTTGGCCTGACCCCACCCTGGAACCAGTGGAATTACATAATTGCTCCAACAAGTGCAAAAAAAGGAGATGTCAAAACACTTAAAGGGCTACTCCGAAAGCGTCTTCACGATATTAAAAGAGATGACCTTTTCAAATACATCTGA
- a CDS encoding TatD family nuclease-associated radical SAM protein, which translates to MTENEFDGNLENVGTLCYEGHDNLYLNITNRCSASCVFCIRDVSDGVYGYDLRLKKEPSVEEILEKLESLDLGKYREVVFTGFGEATLRFDVLLEVTHWLKERGVKVRLDTNGHAQLIYPERNVVAELKEAGLDEVSVSLNAESESKYNEICRPAFEGSYNAMLDFARDSIAAGIHTRMTVVGFNDIDIKKCEKIALDIGAVFRVR; encoded by the coding sequence ATGACAGAAAACGAATTTGATGGGAATCTTGAGAATGTTGGTACACTTTGCTACGAAGGGCATGACAACCTGTACCTTAACATAACTAACAGATGCAGTGCAAGTTGTGTTTTCTGCATACGTGATGTTTCAGATGGAGTTTATGGTTACGATCTGCGCCTCAAAAAAGAACCCTCTGTTGAGGAAATATTAGAAAAGCTCGAGTCTCTTGATCTGGGTAAATATCGGGAAGTAGTATTTACAGGGTTCGGCGAGGCAACGCTCCGTTTTGATGTTCTTCTGGAGGTCACTCATTGGCTCAAGGAACGTGGCGTAAAGGTAAGGCTTGATACCAATGGTCATGCACAGTTGATCTATCCTGAAAGGAATGTTGTGGCAGAGTTGAAGGAAGCGGGCCTTGATGAGGTGTCTGTGAGCCTTAATGCAGAATCTGAGAGCAAATATAATGAGATCTGCCGGCCTGCTTTTGAGGGTTCCTATAATGCTATGCTGGATTTTGCAAGAGATTCCATTGCGGCGGGTATTCATACCCGTATGACCGTTGTGGGCTTTAATGACATCGATATTAAAAAATGTGAAAAGATAGCACTTGATATCGGTGCCGTGTTCCGCGTAAGGTAA
- a CDS encoding gamma-glutamylcyclotransferase, translating to MSLLFVYGTLKCGYCNHHLLGDSVLVSKNYTKERFRMLDMNEFPGVVMSEPESRISGELFNVDSETLDIIDDLEG from the coding sequence ATGAGCCTTTTATTTGTTTACGGCACTTTGAAATGTGGATATTGTAATCATCATCTGCTTGGTGATTCTGTTCTTGTATCTAAGAACTATACAAAGGAAAGATTTCGTATGCTTGACATGAATGAGTTTCCCGGAGTGGTGATGAGTGAACCTGAATCAAGGATCTCCGGTGAACTTTTTAACGTGGATAGTGAAACGTTAGATATCATCGATGATCTTGAAGGGTAG
- a CDS encoding geranylgeranyl reductase family protein has protein sequence MTPENSYDLIIVGAGPAGSTAATYAAQAGASVLLIDKKKDIGIPLQCGGFLPHLDTLQELVPNAELPFTLESIPSDCIHASSSVQRFIAPNGNSKEFEVDADAIDRRRFDKYLAKEAGKSGAQLMAGTNVLEVNGTTVEVDGVFGEHTIHGKVLIGADGPNSIVGKAKGLVRDPDPMGTGTAFEYEVSGVDVDRDAVEMYFGKDYVPGGYAWVISQGGDTANIGVGIREVLFRNGMSARDYLERFMYEHPIASKKLTGGSIISVVSGLVPVGGAPKVTSTKDTLVAGDAAGHIIATNGGGISTAMVGGKIAGQTAVDFLEGKCKLTDYDERWRREMGLEIKTAVYVRKLMDNLMRSDSMMSAAIKMIDPEHMKALQCGQLPDAVRKGLIKMNFGIK, from the coding sequence ATGACGCCTGAAAACTCATATGATCTGATCATTGTCGGTGCAGGGCCTGCCGGTTCTACAGCTGCAACCTATGCAGCTCAGGCAGGTGCATCCGTACTTCTCATAGATAAAAAGAAGGATATTGGTATACCACTCCAATGTGGTGGTTTCCTTCCTCATCTTGATACTTTGCAGGAGCTTGTTCCAAATGCTGAGCTTCCCTTTACTCTTGAGTCCATACCTTCGGACTGTATCCATGCTTCAAGCAGTGTACAGCGCTTTATCGCTCCCAATGGTAATTCCAAGGAATTTGAGGTCGATGCTGATGCGATCGACAGGCGCAGGTTTGACAAGTACCTTGCAAAGGAGGCAGGCAAATCCGGAGCACAACTCATGGCAGGTACCAATGTCCTTGAGGTAAACGGTACGACAGTTGAGGTAGATGGTGTTTTCGGCGAACATACGATCCATGGAAAAGTTCTCATTGGTGCGGATGGTCCTAATTCGATCGTTGGTAAAGCAAAGGGACTTGTGCGTGATCCTGATCCAATGGGTACAGGTACAGCATTTGAGTATGAGGTAAGCGGTGTGGATGTTGACCGGGATGCTGTAGAGATGTACTTTGGAAAAGATTATGTTCCCGGCGGCTATGCCTGGGTGATCTCACAGGGAGGCGATACTGCTAATATAGGTGTGGGTATCAGGGAAGTCCTTTTCAGGAATGGCATGTCTGCAAGGGATTATCTTGAAAGGTTCATGTATGAGCACCCAATTGCCAGTAAAAAACTGACTGGCGGTTCTATCATTTCCGTTGTTTCCGGGCTTGTGCCTGTTGGTGGTGCTCCTAAAGTGACCTCTACAAAGGATACGCTGGTTGCCGGTGATGCTGCCGGCCACATCATAGCTACCAATGGTGGAGGCATATCTACTGCAATGGTCGGTGGAAAAATAGCTGGTCAGACTGCCGTTGATTTCCTTGAGGGCAAATGCAAGCTGACAGATTATGATGAGCGCTGGAGAAGGGAGATGGGACTTGAGATCAAGACCGCGGTCTATGTGAGAAAGCTGATGGATAACCTCATGCGCTCCGATTCAATGATGTCTGCAGCGATCAAAATGATCGATCCTGAACATATGAAGGCGCTACAGTGCGGGCAGTTGCCGGATGCTGTCAGGAAAGGCCTCATCAAGATGAACTTTGGAATAAAATAA
- a CDS encoding TRAM domain-containing protein produces the protein MESTAPVEAGETYDVTIEDIAKEGDGIARVSGFVIFVPATSVGDEVTIKVTKVMRKFAFGEVAD, from the coding sequence ATGGAATCAACTGCTCCAGTAGAAGCTGGCGAAACATACGACGTAACAATTGAAGATATTGCAAAGGAAGGAGACGGCATCGCAAGAGTAAGCGGTTTTGTCATCTTTGTACCTGCCACCTCCGTTGGCGATGAAGTGACTATCAAGGTCACCAAAGTAATGCGCAAGTTCGCTTTCGGTGAAGTAGCTGACTAA
- a CDS encoding dihydropteroate synthase-like protein — translation MEILVATGKLAEKTVRYSVVDNADVLVLDIEVAAFLTPHRLLSALKMQQKKYDVIFIPGFCTGDFSLVAKELGCKIFLGPKHAYDLSSVLRFVDEMEFSLEVPACELLSDVWRDIALETLDGIEENAEPLMNLINVKLGGDSRMKVMAEVVNATGLDEETLSNRITSFIKKGADIIDLGASLTASSEDVKRAVRVARKVSTVPISIDTLGSELIKAALAEGVDLVLSLNSSNIDEVAGDVARAGVAAVIIPDAGGGLGSLLKNIDAARSAGISNIIADPVLDPIGHGISRSIVRYSRFHEEYPDVPVFFGAGNVTELIDADSVGVNATLCGIAADVGSCILFTPEFSEKTRGSISELNTAAKMMALAKERESSPKDLGIDLLCLKEKRRRPDVEVPEKYVMAQKFAGWELDPLGPFRIGTAADDDGGVIVAQHEKATIVGQNARDIMDTIMKMKLISKVDHASYLGCELEKAEIALRLGRSYSQDDDL, via the coding sequence ATGGAAATTCTGGTCGCAACCGGTAAGCTTGCAGAGAAAACTGTACGTTACTCTGTAGTTGATAATGCCGATGTTCTTGTTCTGGATATTGAAGTAGCCGCATTTCTTACTCCTCACAGGTTGCTCTCTGCCCTTAAAATGCAGCAGAAGAAGTATGATGTGATCTTTATACCGGGTTTTTGTACCGGAGATTTTTCACTTGTTGCAAAGGAGCTGGGGTGCAAGATCTTCCTTGGTCCCAAACATGCTTATGATCTCAGTAGCGTACTTCGATTTGTCGACGAGATGGAATTCTCGCTGGAGGTTCCTGCATGCGAACTTCTCTCCGATGTATGGAGGGATATTGCCCTTGAAACCCTTGATGGGATCGAGGAAAATGCTGAACCGCTTATGAACCTTATAAATGTGAAGCTTGGTGGCGATTCCCGAATGAAGGTTATGGCCGAGGTTGTGAATGCAACTGGCCTTGATGAGGAAACACTTTCTAACAGGATCACTTCGTTCATCAAAAAAGGTGCTGACATTATAGATCTTGGTGCATCACTCACTGCATCTTCAGAAGATGTAAAGAGGGCTGTGCGTGTGGCTCGTAAAGTATCCACTGTTCCTATAAGCATTGACACGCTTGGATCGGAGTTAATTAAAGCTGCACTGGCTGAGGGTGTCGATCTTGTGTTGAGCCTGAATTCCAGTAACATTGATGAAGTAGCAGGGGATGTTGCTCGTGCAGGAGTTGCAGCAGTCATAATTCCGGATGCAGGGGGAGGCTTAGGAAGCCTTTTAAAAAACATCGATGCAGCCAGATCAGCAGGAATTAGTAATATTATTGCCGATCCTGTGCTTGATCCCATAGGACATGGCATCTCAAGATCGATCGTAAGGTATTCCAGATTCCATGAAGAGTATCCTGACGTTCCTGTGTTCTTCGGGGCTGGGAATGTAACTGAGCTCATTGATGCTGATTCTGTAGGGGTCAATGCAACCCTTTGTGGAATTGCTGCAGATGTGGGTTCATGCATTTTGTTCACGCCTGAGTTCAGTGAGAAAACACGTGGTTCCATAAGTGAACTTAATACAGCAGCAAAGATGATGGCCCTTGCAAAGGAAAGGGAAAGCTCTCCAAAGGACCTGGGGATCGATCTTCTATGCCTTAAAGAAAAACGAAGGCGTCCGGATGTTGAAGTTCCGGAAAAATATGTCATGGCGCAGAAGTTTGCCGGATGGGAACTTGACCCGTTAGGTCCTTTCAGGATAGGTACAGCTGCAGATGATGATGGTGGCGTTATTGTCGCACAACATGAAAAAGCAACGATCGTGGGGCAGAATGCAAGAGATATAATGGACACTATTATGAAGATGAAGCTCATATCAAAGGTGGACCATGCATCCTATCTCGGATGTGAACTTGAAAAAGCTGAAATAGCTCTTCGTCTTGGAAGGAGCTATTCGCAGGATGATGATCTTTGA
- the ftsZ gene encoding cell division protein FtsZ translates to MQSIVQEALRHTEKEKEYRQSVSADDQFDGFGMPRITIVGCGGAGNNTINRLYNIGIEGAETIAINTDKQHLDHIRADKKILVGKTLTRGLGAGGYPEVGAKAAELARGTLEEIFKESDLVFVTAGMGGGTGTGVAPVVAEIAKEQGAIVVGMVSSPFRVERARTVKAEEGLEEFRRAADTVIVLDNNRLLDYVPNLPIEQAFSVMDQLIAETVKGITETITQPSLINLDYADIRAIMGCGGVAVMLVGDSKNQDKSNDVVRTALNHPLLDVDYRGATGSLVHITGGPDLSLKEAEEIAASLTYELSPNANVIWGARIRDDYEGKVRVMAIMTGVQSAQVLGPQSQSGIVENTNTNTNTSRSSSFSRVERGRRTIVEPIGAQASHGGSIIDIIQ, encoded by the coding sequence GTGCAGTCTATAGTACAAGAAGCATTAAGACATACAGAGAAAGAGAAAGAGTACAGGCAATCAGTATCAGCAGACGACCAGTTCGATGGGTTCGGAATGCCCCGGATCACCATAGTTGGTTGTGGCGGTGCTGGAAACAACACCATCAACCGTTTGTACAACATCGGTATTGAAGGTGCAGAAACTATTGCTATTAACACCGATAAACAGCATTTGGATCACATCCGTGCTGACAAGAAGATCCTTGTCGGTAAGACCCTTACAAGAGGTCTTGGTGCTGGCGGTTATCCTGAAGTTGGCGCAAAAGCTGCAGAGCTTGCACGCGGTACCCTTGAAGAGATATTCAAGGAAAGTGACCTTGTTTTCGTAACAGCTGGTATGGGTGGAGGAACCGGTACTGGTGTAGCACCTGTTGTTGCAGAGATCGCAAAAGAACAGGGCGCTATCGTAGTAGGTATGGTCTCCAGTCCGTTCAGAGTAGAGCGTGCACGTACCGTAAAAGCTGAGGAAGGTCTTGAGGAATTCCGCAGGGCAGCTGACACTGTAATCGTTCTTGACAACAACAGGCTTCTTGATTATGTTCCAAACCTGCCTATCGAGCAGGCATTCTCCGTGATGGACCAGCTTATCGCTGAGACCGTAAAAGGAATCACAGAGACTATCACACAGCCATCTCTCATCAACCTTGACTACGCAGATATTCGTGCTATCATGGGCTGCGGTGGCGTTGCTGTCATGCTTGTCGGAGACAGCAAGAACCAGGACAAGAGCAACGACGTTGTTCGCACAGCACTTAATCACCCACTCCTTGATGTTGACTACAGAGGCGCAACAGGCAGCCTTGTACACATCACAGGTGGTCCGGATCTTAGCCTGAAGGAAGCAGAAGAGATCGCAGCATCCCTTACCTATGAGCTTTCACCAAATGCAAATGTCATCTGGGGAGCACGTATCAGGGACGATTACGAAGGCAAAGTGCGTGTTATGGCCATCATGACCGGTGTACAGTCTGCACAGGTTCTTGGTCCTCAGTCCCAATCAGGTATTGTTGAGAACACAAATACAAATACAAACACATCGAGGTCCTCCTCTTTTTCTCGGGTCGAACGGGGACGTCGTACAATAGTTGAACCAATAGGTGCACAGGCATCACACGGCGGTTCAATTATTGACATCATCCAGTAA
- a CDS encoding AIM24 family protein, with protein MGRYSVEEFIEMTGQKDLGEGLFELERDRMLELNLNGRVWTKRGSMVAYLGDVKFTREGVLEHGVGKMLKKAVTGEGVSLTKAEGQGKVYLADEGKKISILKLDNDSIFVNGNDLLAFEDGINWDIKIMKKVTGMLAGGLFNVKLEGTGMVAITTHYDPLTLKVTKNRPVFTDPNATVAWSGNLKPDLKTDISLKTLVGRTSGESVQMAFKGEGFVVIQPYEEVPFQAAPPS; from the coding sequence ATGGGAAGATATTCAGTAGAAGAATTTATTGAAATGACCGGTCAAAAGGACCTTGGAGAAGGTTTATTTGAGCTTGAAAGGGACAGGATGCTTGAGCTTAACCTTAATGGAAGGGTATGGACAAAGCGTGGCTCAATGGTAGCGTACCTTGGTGACGTGAAGTTCACAAGAGAGGGCGTACTCGAACATGGTGTTGGAAAAATGCTAAAAAAGGCAGTCACCGGAGAAGGTGTCAGCCTTACAAAAGCAGAAGGCCAGGGAAAAGTTTACCTTGCAGATGAAGGCAAGAAGATCTCCATACTCAAACTTGATAACGACTCCATTTTTGTCAATGGCAATGACCTTCTTGCTTTTGAAGATGGAATAAACTGGGACATCAAGATCATGAAAAAGGTTACCGGAATGCTCGCAGGAGGACTTTTCAACGTCAAACTTGAAGGTACCGGAATGGTAGCGATCACAACACACTATGATCCACTGACACTTAAGGTAACAAAGAACAGACCGGTCTTCACTGATCCAAATGCAACAGTTGCATGGTCAGGCAACCTGAAACCGGACCTTAAAACCGACATATCCCTCAAGACGCTTGTCGGACGTACAAGCGGGGAAAGTGTACAGATGGCTTTCAAAGGAGAAGGCTTTGTGGTAATACAGCCATATGAGGAAGTACCTTTCCAGGCAGCACCCCCTTCTTAA
- a CDS encoding UPF0280 family protein: MKEHFQLKETIVTIVGDEQSHIDAAKHAIALHRAELEGYILRDPYFKITLESYECSEDAPEVVRRLVKAGNIMGIGPMSAVAGTISALAVEAMVGAGASYAIVDNGGDIAIINDRQVVIGIYAGTSSIKDIGLVIEPSSKIRGICTSSGTVGPSISFGQADAAVIFSDDISLADSAATALSNSTDTGRDAVEKAFEVVKGIPGIDGALVVQGEYMGMWGNVPKISRADVRYECITKG; the protein is encoded by the coding sequence ATGAAAGAGCATTTTCAGCTCAAGGAGACCATTGTCACCATTGTTGGTGACGAGCAGTCTCATATTGATGCAGCAAAGCATGCTATCGCTCTGCATAGGGCAGAACTGGAGGGATATATCCTCCGGGATCCTTATTTTAAGATAACACTGGAATCCTATGAATGCAGTGAGGATGCACCGGAAGTCGTCAGGAGGCTTGTAAAGGCAGGCAATATTATGGGTATTGGTCCCATGAGCGCCGTTGCCGGTACAATATCAGCACTTGCTGTTGAAGCGATGGTGGGTGCAGGTGCCTCTTATGCGATAGTTGATAATGGCGGAGACATTGCGATCATTAATGACCGGCAGGTTGTCATTGGCATATATGCAGGAACTTCTTCAATAAAGGATATAGGACTTGTAATTGAACCTTCTTCAAAAATTCGTGGGATCTGCACTTCTTCTGGTACTGTGGGTCCATCCATAAGTTTTGGTCAGGCAGATGCTGCTGTCATATTTTCGGATGATATCTCGCTGGCGGACTCTGCGGCTACCGCCCTTTCAAATTCAACTGATACCGGACGGGATGCTGTTGAGAAAGCATTCGAGGTCGTAAAAGGTATTCCTGGTATAGATGGTGCTCTGGTGGTCCAGGGGGAATATATGGGAATGTGGGGTAATGTACCAAAAATAAGTCGTGCTGATGTGCGATATGAGTGCATTACCAAGGGATAA
- a CDS encoding 4Fe-4S binding protein encodes MMIKINLAADIVTTPILAEAIIETGSLLNISQAHFDPIHGEVVAEIPSDQLTKIRDSLVSRGAEVVVLDTPIHRDEDECVECGACISVCPVKVFSFADDWSIEVDSDKCIQCGTCLKMCPHNALALGQ; translated from the coding sequence ATGATGATCAAAATAAATCTGGCTGCGGATATCGTTACAACACCTATCCTCGCAGAAGCGATTATAGAAACAGGTTCATTACTGAACATCTCCCAGGCACACTTTGATCCGATCCACGGTGAAGTTGTGGCTGAGATCCCTTCCGATCAGCTTACGAAGATCCGTGATTCCCTTGTTAGCAGGGGTGCTGAGGTCGTGGTACTTGATACTCCGATACATAGGGATGAGGACGAGTGCGTGGAATGTGGTGCTTGTATCTCTGTCTGTCCGGTGAAGGTATTCTCATTCGCAGATGACTGGAGCATTGAGGTAGATTCTGATAAATGTATCCAGTGTGGTACCTGTCTAAAAATGTGCCCACATAACGCCCTGGCCCTTGGCCAGTGA